In one window of Vibrio sp. JC009 DNA:
- the thiP gene encoding thiamine/thiamine pyrophosphate ABC transporter permease ThiP — translation MQKTPISGLLIAFIILAFVVSALSALLTHSPSLDITHIWADPYYRHVTKFSFYQAFLSTLISVVLAIPVAHALFRREFRGKKLLLKLFASTLVLPVLVGVFGLLAIYGNSGLLAELFVWFDKKLPFSIYGLNGILLAHVFFNLPYASRLFLQSLESIPLEQHKLCAHLGMSHWYKFKWVEWPRIRQQLPQICGLVFMLCFTSFATVMALGGGPESTTIEVAVYQAIKFDFDLQAGAILAIWQMLVCTVLYLTIQKLGKGNTVSSDYRNETALLINDDWKSRLWDWLWISMSVLLVVPPLLMVIISGINPKSLSVLGDISFWKALQTSVSIASVSAAIALLAGAGILLTSRSWRLRNMGRSANRLELVGTVILVTPGLVVSTGLFLLFRQFGDVFSFAFFIVIAVNSLMALPYVIKTLAQPMFQVEHNYQQLCASLGMKGWNRLWLVECRALRKPISHAFALGFMVSIGDLSAIALFGSQDFRTLPLYLYQLLGSYQMEAAAMVSLCLFLLTLATFSFVERMFRRL, via the coding sequence ATGCAGAAAACCCCAATATCCGGCCTACTCATAGCCTTTATCATCCTGGCCTTCGTCGTTTCTGCCCTTTCTGCTCTGCTGACCCATTCCCCTTCCCTGGATATTACCCATATCTGGGCGGACCCCTACTACCGGCATGTAACTAAGTTCAGTTTCTATCAGGCTTTTCTTTCTACCCTGATAAGTGTGGTGCTGGCGATACCTGTGGCTCATGCTCTGTTTCGCAGAGAGTTTCGGGGAAAGAAACTGCTGCTTAAACTTTTTGCTTCTACTTTGGTGCTGCCTGTTCTGGTTGGGGTGTTTGGCCTTCTGGCTATTTACGGTAACAGTGGTTTGCTGGCGGAGCTGTTTGTCTGGTTTGATAAGAAACTGCCGTTTTCCATCTATGGTCTGAACGGTATATTGCTGGCTCATGTGTTTTTTAATCTTCCCTACGCCAGCCGTCTGTTTCTGCAGTCGCTGGAGAGTATTCCGCTGGAGCAGCATAAGCTTTGTGCGCACCTTGGAATGAGTCACTGGTATAAATTTAAATGGGTGGAGTGGCCGCGTATCCGCCAGCAGCTTCCGCAGATTTGCGGGCTGGTGTTTATGCTCTGCTTTACCAGCTTTGCCACTGTAATGGCGCTGGGTGGTGGGCCGGAATCCACAACCATTGAAGTAGCGGTTTATCAGGCGATAAAGTTTGATTTTGACCTGCAGGCTGGCGCTATTCTGGCTATCTGGCAGATGCTGGTTTGTACGGTTTTGTATCTGACCATTCAGAAGCTGGGTAAGGGGAATACCGTTTCTTCAGACTACCGAAATGAGACAGCTTTGCTGATTAATGATGACTGGAAATCACGCTTATGGGACTGGCTCTGGATATCCATGTCTGTTCTTTTAGTTGTTCCCCCGTTGCTGATGGTTATCATCAGCGGGATTAACCCGAAATCACTCAGTGTTCTGGGAGATATCTCCTTCTGGAAGGCACTGCAGACTTCTGTATCCATCGCCTCTGTTTCTGCGGCTATTGCCTTGCTGGCGGGAGCCGGAATACTGCTGACCAGCCGTTCATGGCGGTTACGCAATATGGGAAGAAGTGCCAACCGACTGGAGCTGGTAGGGACTGTGATTCTTGTTACACCCGGCCTGGTGGTCAGTACCGGCCTGTTTCTGCTGTTCCGGCAGTTTGGCGATGTATTCAGCTTTGCCTTTTTTATCGTCATTGCAGTAAACAGCCTGATGGCACTGCCTTACGTGATTAAAACACTTGCTCAGCCCATGTTTCAGGTTGAGCATAACTATCAGCAGTTGTGTGCCAGCCTTGGAATGAAAGGCTGGAATCGCTTATGGCTTGTGGAGTGCCGGGCGCTGAGAAAGCCAATTTCACACGCCTTCGCGCTTGGCTTTATGGTTTCTATCGGCGATTTGAGTGCCATTGCCCTGTTTGGCAGTCAGGATTTCCGTACCCTGCCGCTTTATCTTTATCAGTTACTTGGAAGTTATCAGATGGAAGCCGCTGCAATGGTTTCACTCTGTCTTTTCCTCCTTACCCTTGCGACCTTTAGCTTTGTAGAAAGAATGTTCCGGAGACTCTGA
- the rapA gene encoding RNA polymerase-associated protein RapA, protein MTFALGQRWISDTESDLGLGTVVEMDARTVTLMFAASEENRVYAKADAPVTRVLFNVGDEVECQEGWSLTVEEVQEDNGLLTYIGTRNDTEETGVVLREIFLSHQIRFNKPQDKLFAGQIDRMDNFVLRYRALKNQFEQHKSPMRGLCGMRAGLIPHQLFIAHEVGRRYAPRVLLADEVGLGKTIEAGMIIHQQVLSGRAERVLIVVPETLQHQWLVEMMRRFNLHFSIFDEERCVEAFAEADNPFDTAQLVLCSLDFISKSKKRFEQALEGEWDLLVVDEAHHLEWSEDKPSRQYQVVEGLAENTDGVLLLTATPEQLGHESHFARLRLLDPDRFYDYAEFVKEEQQYAPVADAVSNLFSGEQLADEAKNQITELLSEQDVEPLFRIIEGDVAEEEKASARHELIDNLMDRHGTGRVLFRNTRAAISGFPKRNVHLMPMDIPKQYETSMRVSGMIGGKMAPEARAMKMLYPEEIFQEFEGDAGSWWQFDSRVDWLIEKVMEKRSEKILVIASRASTALQLEQALREREGIRATVFHEGMSILERDKAAAYFAQEEGGAQVLICSEIGSEGRNFQFANQLVMFDLPFNPDLLEQRIGRLDRIGQKRDIDIHVPYLKGTSQGILARWYDEGLQAFSETCPTGRAVYDKFSDDLIAMLASGDTEKLDDIIEESRKINLTLKAQLEQGRDRLLEMHSNGGKEAEKIAEKIASTDGDTNLVTFALSLFDTIGLNQDDKGDNALVVTPSEHMMVPSYPGLPYEGATITFDRETALSREDMHFISWEHPMIQGGIDLLLSEGVGTSAVSLLKNKALPVGTILLELIYLVDAQAPKSSGISRFLPQTPIRLMMDARGNDLSSQVEFEGFNRQLSAVNRHLASKLVTSVQNDVHKLIEAAEGQIGDKVEAIRTQAQSDMSASLNSELERLQALKAVNPNIRDEELQAIEQQISELTGYIGKAQVQLDSLRLIVVSHN, encoded by the coding sequence ATGACATTTGCTTTGGGCCAACGCTGGATCAGCGATACAGAAAGCGATTTAGGTTTAGGAACAGTAGTGGAAATGGACGCCCGGACGGTGACGCTGATGTTTGCGGCATCGGAAGAGAACCGGGTTTATGCCAAAGCCGATGCTCCTGTTACCAGAGTATTATTTAATGTTGGAGATGAGGTCGAGTGCCAGGAAGGCTGGTCTTTGACCGTTGAAGAGGTTCAGGAAGATAACGGCCTGCTGACCTATATCGGTACCCGTAATGACACGGAAGAAACCGGTGTTGTGCTGCGTGAAATTTTCCTTAGCCACCAGATCCGTTTTAACAAGCCTCAGGACAAGCTGTTTGCCGGTCAGATTGACCGTATGGATAACTTTGTCCTTCGCTACCGCGCTCTGAAAAATCAGTTTGAGCAGCATAAGAGCCCGATGCGCGGCCTTTGTGGTATGCGTGCCGGTCTTATTCCGCATCAGCTGTTTATTGCCCACGAAGTCGGCCGCCGTTATGCGCCGCGTGTTTTACTGGCCGATGAAGTTGGTCTGGGTAAAACCATCGAAGCGGGTATGATTATTCATCAGCAGGTGCTTTCCGGCCGCGCCGAACGTGTGCTGATCGTCGTACCTGAAACCCTTCAGCATCAGTGGTTGGTGGAGATGATGCGCCGCTTTAATCTTCATTTCTCTATCTTTGATGAAGAGCGCTGCGTGGAAGCTTTTGCTGAAGCCGATAACCCCTTTGATACCGCACAGCTGGTGCTTTGTTCACTGGACTTTATCTCAAAAAGCAAAAAGCGCTTTGAGCAGGCTCTGGAAGGTGAATGGGATCTTCTTGTGGTGGATGAAGCTCATCACCTTGAGTGGAGCGAAGATAAGCCAAGCAGACAGTATCAGGTGGTTGAAGGTTTAGCGGAAAATACTGACGGTGTGCTGCTTCTGACGGCAACGCCTGAGCAGCTTGGCCATGAGAGCCACTTCGCCCGTCTGCGCCTTCTGGACCCGGACCGCTTCTATGATTACGCTGAGTTTGTGAAAGAAGAGCAGCAGTACGCTCCGGTAGCCGATGCGGTAAGTAACCTGTTCTCAGGCGAGCAACTTGCTGATGAGGCGAAAAACCAGATCACAGAACTGCTGTCCGAGCAGGATGTTGAGCCGCTGTTCAGAATCATCGAAGGCGATGTTGCTGAAGAAGAGAAAGCCAGCGCGCGTCACGAACTTATCGATAACCTGATGGACAGACATGGTACAGGCCGGGTTCTGTTCAGAAACACCCGAGCAGCGATATCCGGTTTCCCTAAGCGTAACGTTCACCTTATGCCGATGGATATTCCAAAGCAGTATGAAACTTCCATGCGTGTTTCCGGCATGATTGGCGGAAAGATGGCTCCTGAAGCCAGAGCAATGAAAATGCTTTATCCGGAAGAGATCTTCCAGGAGTTTGAAGGCGACGCAGGAAGCTGGTGGCAGTTTGACAGCCGTGTTGACTGGCTGATTGAAAAAGTAATGGAGAAGCGTTCAGAGAAGATTCTGGTGATTGCTTCCCGCGCTTCAACTGCACTGCAGCTTGAGCAGGCACTGCGTGAGCGTGAAGGTATCCGTGCCACTGTATTCCATGAAGGTATGTCCATTCTGGAGAGAGATAAAGCAGCAGCTTACTTTGCTCAGGAAGAGGGCGGTGCTCAGGTGCTTATCTGTTCAGAGATTGGTTCTGAAGGCCGTAACTTCCAGTTTGCGAATCAACTGGTGATGTTTGACCTGCCGTTTAACCCGGACCTGCTGGAGCAGCGTATCGGTCGTCTGGACCGTATTGGTCAGAAGCGTGATATCGATATTCATGTTCCGTATCTGAAGGGGACTTCTCAGGGGATTCTTGCACGCTGGTACGATGAAGGTCTGCAGGCATTCTCTGAAACCTGCCCGACAGGGCGTGCGGTTTATGATAAGTTTTCTGATGATTTGATTGCTATGCTGGCATCCGGTGATACGGAGAAGCTGGACGATATCATCGAAGAGTCCCGTAAAATTAACCTGACTCTTAAGGCGCAGCTTGAGCAGGGACGAGACCGTCTGCTGGAAATGCACTCGAACGGTGGCAAAGAAGCTGAAAAAATCGCAGAGAAGATTGCTTCTACCGACGGCGACACTAACCTTGTGACCTTTGCCCTTAGCCTGTTTGATACCATTGGTCTGAATCAGGATGACAAAGGCGATAATGCGCTGGTGGTTACACCATCTGAGCATATGATGGTGCCAAGTTACCCTGGGCTTCCTTATGAAGGCGCAACCATCACTTTCGACCGTGAAACAGCACTTTCCCGTGAAGATATGCACTTTATCAGTTGGGAACACCCTATGATTCAGGGTGGCATCGATCTGCTGCTTAGCGAAGGCGTAGGTACCTCTGCTGTTTCTCTGCTGAAAAACAAAGCACTGCCGGTGGGGACCATTCTGCTTGAGCTGATATATCTTGTGGATGCTCAGGCACCGAAGAGCAGCGGTATCAGCCGCTTCCTGCCTCAGACACCAATTCGCCTGATGATGGATGCCCGCGGCAATGATCTCTCTTCTCAGGTTGAGTTTGAAGGCTTTAACCGTCAGCTAAGTGCAGTAAACCGGCACCTGGCAAGTAAGCTGGTGACTTCAGTGCAGAATGATGTACATAAGCTGATTGAAGCGGCTGAAGGCCAGATTGGAGATAAGGTTGAAGCCATCCGCACTCAGGCTCAGTCCGATATGTCAGCCAGCCTGAACAGCGAGTTAGAGCGTCTGCAGGCACTAAAAGCGGTAAACCCGAATATCCGTGATGAAGAACTTCAGGCGATTGAGCAGCAGATTAGTGAGCTTACCGGGTATATCGGTAAAGCTCAGGTTCAGCTGGATTCGTTGCGGTTGATTGTTGTTTCGCATAATTGA
- the rluA gene encoding bifunctional tRNA pseudouridine(32) synthase/23S rRNA pseudouridine(746) synthase RluA: protein MALLTYTPPTDPYLDITYQDDHILVANKPAGLLSVPGRLAEHYDSLWSRLVERFPEIQVVHRLDMSTSGLMLFALNKEAERHLKKQFQYRLTHKIYYARVWGHVEQDEGEVELPLICDWPNRPRQKVCFEHGKHSLTKYQVVQREAQTTLVRLLPITGRSHQLRVHMLAIDHPIVGDEFYAHDEAKAFSDRLQLHSAELSFYHPQDNKLRTMFVPCEFYPQAEASVLEQFEVAGELPDYKTLPKS, encoded by the coding sequence ATGGCACTACTAACCTACACCCCCCCCACCGACCCCTACCTGGACATCACCTATCAGGACGATCATATCCTGGTAGCAAACAAGCCTGCGGGGTTGTTATCTGTTCCGGGGCGTTTAGCTGAACATTACGACAGTCTCTGGAGCCGGCTGGTTGAGCGCTTTCCTGAGATTCAGGTTGTACACCGGCTGGATATGTCGACTTCCGGTCTGATGTTGTTTGCTCTGAACAAAGAGGCTGAACGTCACCTGAAGAAACAGTTTCAGTACCGTCTGACGCATAAGATTTATTATGCCCGGGTATGGGGACATGTGGAGCAGGATGAAGGTGAAGTGGAGCTGCCTCTTATCTGTGACTGGCCAAACAGGCCGAGACAAAAAGTCTGTTTTGAGCACGGTAAGCACTCACTAACAAAATATCAGGTCGTACAGAGAGAAGCGCAGACCACGCTGGTCAGGCTTCTGCCAATCACCGGCAGGTCTCATCAACTGAGGGTGCATATGTTGGCAATTGACCATCCGATTGTGGGCGATGAGTTTTATGCTCACGACGAAGCGAAGGCATTTTCAGACCGGCTTCAGCTGCATTCGGCGGAGTTAAGTTTTTACCACCCGCAAGATAATAAGCTGCGGACTATGTTTGTGCCTTGCGAGTTTTATCCGCAGGCAGAGGCGTCGGTGTTGGAGCAGTTTGAGGTTGCGGGGGAGTTGCCGGATTATAAAACACTGCCGAAAAGTTAA
- the fbp gene encoding class 1 fructose-bisphosphatase has product MSEFRTLGEYIVEKQQDFPHATGELSSLLASIQLAAKIVNREINKAGLADITGAVGTENVQGEEQQKLDLYANEVFKAALEARDQVCGVASEEEDEAVAFNKELNKNAKYVVLMDPLDGSTNIEVNVSVGTIFSIYRRVSPVGTPLTQEDFLQPGEQQVAAGYVIYGSSTMLVYTTGNGVHGFTYDPSIGSFCLSHERMMVPEEGKIYSINEGNYIRFPMGVKKYIKYCQESVPEDNRPYTSRYIGSLVSDFHRNLLKGGIYLYPSTESHPNGKLRLLYECNPIAFLAEQAGGIATDGKNRIMEIKPTELHERVPFFVGSTNMVRKVEEFLEEFPNGKG; this is encoded by the coding sequence ATGTCTGAGTTTCGCACTCTTGGCGAATATATTGTAGAGAAACAGCAAGACTTCCCCCATGCAACCGGTGAGCTGTCTTCTTTACTGGCATCCATTCAATTGGCTGCAAAAATTGTTAACCGTGAAATCAATAAAGCGGGACTGGCGGATATTACCGGAGCCGTTGGTACCGAAAATGTTCAGGGTGAGGAGCAGCAAAAACTGGATCTATATGCCAACGAGGTATTTAAAGCGGCCTTGGAAGCTCGTGACCAGGTATGTGGTGTCGCAAGTGAAGAGGAAGATGAAGCCGTCGCGTTTAACAAAGAGCTAAACAAAAATGCGAAATACGTTGTCCTTATGGACCCCCTGGATGGTTCGACAAACATTGAGGTCAACGTTTCCGTCGGAACGATTTTCTCCATATACCGCCGGGTATCACCGGTAGGCACACCCCTTACTCAGGAAGACTTCCTTCAGCCAGGAGAGCAGCAGGTTGCCGCTGGTTACGTCATATACGGTTCTTCAACCATGCTGGTATACACAACCGGAAACGGTGTCCACGGCTTTACTTATGATCCTTCCATCGGATCTTTCTGCCTGTCGCACGAAAGAATGATGGTGCCTGAAGAAGGAAAAATCTATTCCATCAACGAAGGGAACTACATTCGCTTTCCAATGGGTGTAAAAAAGTACATTAAGTATTGTCAGGAAAGTGTTCCTGAAGACAACCGTCCATATACGTCACGCTATATAGGCTCTCTTGTGTCAGACTTTCACCGCAACCTGTTGAAAGGGGGGATTTACCTCTATCCAAGTACCGAAAGCCACCCAAATGGTAAGCTGCGACTACTCTATGAATGCAACCCTATTGCATTTCTTGCTGAGCAGGCTGGTGGTATCGCCACTGATGGTAAAAACCGAATTATGGAAATAAAACCGACTGAGCTGCATGAGCGCGTTCCTTTCTTTGTGGGTTCGACCAATATGGTAAGGAAAGTGGAAGAGTTCCTGGAAGAGTTTCCTAACGGGAAAGGCTGA
- the thiB gene encoding thiamine ABC transporter substrate binding subunit gives MKYTISALALATSFSALAADNKLTVYTYDSFSAEWGPGPKIEKAFEEQCGCDLEFVALDDGVSILNRLRLEGKSSKADIILGLDTNLMAEAKASGLLAEHSVDTAAVTLPDGWSDSTFVPFDYGYFAFVYNKEKLTNPPKSLKELVEERDDLKVIYQDPRTSTPGQGLMLWMKSVYGDDVAKAWQQLDKKKVTVTKGWWEAYSMFLKGESDMVLSYTTSPAYHLIAESNSAYAAADFAEGHYMQVEVAAKVKGSKNEKLADKFMSFILSDEFQNTIPTGNWMYPVTDTSLPQGFDTLTLPKTSLTFTPEEVKENRKGWIREWQRASIK, from the coding sequence GTGAAATACACTATTTCCGCATTAGCACTTGCAACCTCATTTTCGGCTCTGGCAGCAGACAATAAGCTGACAGTTTATACCTATGACTCTTTTTCAGCAGAGTGGGGCCCTGGCCCTAAAATAGAGAAAGCCTTTGAAGAACAGTGCGGTTGCGATCTTGAATTTGTAGCCCTTGATGATGGCGTTTCTATTCTGAACCGTCTTCGTCTGGAAGGTAAATCCAGCAAAGCGGATATCATCCTTGGCCTTGATACCAACCTTATGGCTGAGGCTAAAGCCAGCGGTCTTTTAGCTGAGCACTCTGTGGACACTGCGGCCGTTACTTTGCCTGACGGCTGGTCTGACAGCACTTTTGTTCCCTTTGACTATGGCTACTTTGCTTTCGTCTACAACAAAGAAAAACTGACCAATCCACCAAAAAGCCTGAAAGAACTGGTTGAAGAGCGCGACGACCTGAAGGTGATTTATCAGGATCCGCGTACTTCCACGCCTGGGCAGGGCCTGATGCTCTGGATGAAGTCTGTTTACGGTGATGACGTAGCAAAAGCCTGGCAGCAACTGGATAAGAAAAAAGTAACAGTAACCAAAGGCTGGTGGGAAGCCTACTCCATGTTCCTGAAAGGGGAGTCAGATATGGTGCTTTCCTACACCACCTCCCCGGCTTACCACCTGATTGCTGAAAGTAACTCTGCATATGCCGCAGCAGATTTCGCTGAAGGTCACTATATGCAGGTAGAAGTGGCAGCCAAAGTGAAGGGCTCAAAGAACGAAAAACTGGCGGATAAGTTTATGAGCTTTATCCTGAGCGATGAATTCCAGAACACAATCCCAACCGGCAACTGGATGTACCCGGTAACCGACACCAGTCTTCCGCAAGGCTTTGATACCCTGACTCTGCCTAAAACATCTCTAACCTTTACACCGGAAGAGGTGAAGGAGAACAGGAAAGGGTGGATTAGGGAATGGCAGAGGGCGAGTATAAAATAG
- the mpl gene encoding UDP-N-acetylmuramate:L-alanyl-gamma-D-glutamyl-meso-diaminopimelate ligase — MHIHILGICGTFMGGAAVLARQLGHKVTGCDANVYPPMSTLLESQGIEIIQGYDPSQLEPKPDLVVIGNAMSRGNPCVEYVLNNNLRYTSGPQWLQEFLLHDRWVLAVSGTHGKTTTSSMLAWILEECGYAPGFLVGGVLGNFGVSARLGESMFFVVEADEYDSAFFDKRSKFVHYHPRTLVMNNLEFDHADIFDDLEAIKKQFHHLVRTVPGNGRIFAPESETAIQEVLEMGCWSEKEFSGEGQDWQAEKINKDGSRFKVLFQGSHVGEVNWELVGDHNVNNALMAIAAARHVGVTPDLACEALAKFINTKRRLELKGEVGGVTVYDDFAHHPTAIELTLGGLRNKVEEKKIIAVLEPRSATMKMGVHKETLAASLAQADSVYLYQPENIDWSVEDIAVHCGQPAYVSDDIDNLVAQIVAEAKPGDQVLVMSNGGFGGIHGKLLEALK; from the coding sequence ATGCACATTCACATTTTAGGTATTTGCGGCACATTTATGGGCGGCGCAGCTGTGTTAGCGCGTCAGCTTGGTCATAAAGTGACGGGATGCGATGCCAATGTTTACCCGCCAATGAGCACGCTTTTAGAGTCTCAGGGAATTGAAATCATTCAGGGGTATGATCCGTCCCAGCTGGAGCCTAAACCAGACCTTGTGGTCATCGGAAATGCAATGAGCAGGGGAAACCCTTGCGTTGAGTATGTGCTTAACAACAACCTCAGATATACCTCCGGCCCTCAGTGGCTGCAGGAGTTTCTTCTGCACGACCGCTGGGTACTGGCGGTATCCGGTACTCACGGCAAAACCACAACCTCAAGTATGCTGGCCTGGATCCTGGAAGAGTGCGGTTATGCGCCGGGCTTTTTAGTTGGCGGTGTACTGGGTAACTTCGGCGTTTCAGCGCGTCTTGGTGAGAGTATGTTCTTTGTGGTTGAGGCAGATGAATATGACAGCGCCTTCTTTGATAAGCGTTCTAAGTTTGTTCATTACCATCCAAGGACTCTGGTGATGAACAATCTTGAGTTTGATCATGCTGATATCTTTGATGATCTTGAAGCGATCAAGAAACAGTTCCACCATCTGGTCAGAACGGTTCCGGGGAACGGACGTATCTTTGCGCCTGAATCAGAAACCGCCATTCAGGAAGTTCTGGAAATGGGGTGCTGGAGTGAAAAAGAGTTCTCCGGTGAAGGGCAGGACTGGCAGGCTGAGAAAATCAATAAAGATGGTAGCCGGTTTAAGGTGCTGTTCCAGGGAAGTCATGTTGGTGAAGTAAACTGGGAGCTGGTGGGTGACCACAATGTAAATAACGCGCTGATGGCGATAGCCGCTGCCCGTCATGTGGGCGTTACGCCGGATCTTGCCTGTGAGGCTCTGGCTAAGTTTATCAATACTAAACGCCGTCTGGAGCTTAAGGGAGAAGTCGGTGGTGTTACGGTTTATGATGACTTTGCTCACCACCCGACAGCGATTGAGCTGACGCTTGGCGGCCTTCGCAATAAGGTGGAAGAGAAGAAAATAATCGCGGTTCTTGAGCCACGCTCAGCAACAATGAAAATGGGTGTGCATAAAGAGACTCTGGCGGCATCTTTAGCCCAGGCGGATTCTGTTTACCTTTACCAGCCGGAAAATATCGACTGGTCGGTAGAGGATATTGCTGTTCATTGCGGTCAGCCTGCTTATGTTTCCGATGATATTGATAATCTGGTGGCTCAGATTGTAGCTGAAGCTAAGCCGGGCGATCAGGTTTTGGTGATGAGTAATGGCGGGTTTGGCGGGATTCACGGGAAGCTGCTGGAGGCGTTGAAATGA
- a CDS encoding gamma-glutamylcyclotransferase, which translates to MQHLVFVYGTLRKGECNHHLLESSEYLGMYETEPDYQLFDLGEYPGLSDGKSSVTGEVYHIDEATLAKLDLLEDVPVEYRRESINTPFGSAWIYIYQDVVPEDQVIDSGNWLFRGE; encoded by the coding sequence ATGCAGCATTTAGTGTTTGTCTATGGAACGCTCAGAAAGGGCGAGTGTAATCATCACCTGCTTGAGAGCAGTGAATATCTGGGAATGTATGAGACAGAACCAGATTATCAGCTTTTTGATCTTGGTGAGTACCCGGGGCTTAGTGACGGAAAAAGCAGTGTTACCGGGGAGGTTTATCATATCGATGAGGCCACACTTGCGAAGCTGGATCTCCTGGAAGATGTGCCGGTGGAGTACCGAAGAGAGTCGATTAATACGCCTTTTGGTAGTGCCTGGATCTATATTTATCAGGATGTAGTTCCGGAGGATCAGGTGATAGATTCGGGAAACTGGTTGTTCAGGGGGGAATGA
- a CDS encoding flavin prenyltransferase UbiX, whose amino-acid sequence MSKVHKKITLAFTGASGAPYGLRLLECLLKADYQVYLLVSSAARVVLATEENLKLPANPDAMKEALVKHLNCDAEKLVVCGKEDWFSPVASGSAAPKQMVVCPCSAGSVAAIAHGMSDNLIERAADVVMKERGQLLLVVRETPFSTLHLENMHKLSQMGVTIMPAAPGFYHQPQSIDDLVDFMVARILDHLGIDQQLVSRWGYDQRD is encoded by the coding sequence GTGAGTAAGGTTCACAAGAAAATCACCCTGGCCTTTACCGGAGCCTCCGGAGCCCCATACGGACTTCGCCTTTTAGAATGCCTGCTAAAAGCGGACTATCAGGTATACCTGTTGGTTTCATCGGCTGCGCGGGTTGTTCTTGCTACGGAAGAAAACCTGAAACTCCCGGCAAACCCGGATGCGATGAAAGAGGCGCTGGTTAAGCATCTGAACTGTGATGCTGAGAAGTTGGTTGTCTGTGGCAAAGAAGACTGGTTTTCTCCGGTGGCTTCCGGAAGTGCTGCGCCAAAACAGATGGTAGTGTGCCCGTGTTCGGCAGGCAGTGTGGCGGCGATTGCTCACGGTATGTCGGATAATCTGATTGAACGCGCTGCCGATGTGGTGATGAAAGAGCGGGGACAGCTCCTTCTGGTGGTGCGCGAAACGCCGTTTTCAACCTTACATCTGGAGAATATGCATAAGCTGTCTCAGATGGGCGTGACTATAATGCCGGCTGCACCGGGTTTTTATCATCAGCCGCAAAGCATTGATGATCTGGTTGATTTTATGGTGGCAAGAATCTTAGATCACCTCGGCATTGATCAGCAGTTGGTGTCACGCTGGGGCTACGATCAAAGAGATTAA
- the thiQ gene encoding thiamine ABC transporter ATP-binding protein yields MLAVNNIKYRYHKALFSFDVNIRQGSITSVMGPSGAGKSTLLALIAGFITPESGEVKLGDNKLTQLEPHQRPFAMLFQEHNLFGHLTVRENIGLGLHPGLKLTSAQKKQVEDAAEQVGIKEYLDRLPEQLSGGQRQRVALARCFVQPHSVWLLDEPFSALDPILRAEMLALVKQLASERNITVLMVTHHINDAKAIATDFVFVDEGKVKVCDRVERLSAGHEDERLAEFVRAGE; encoded by the coding sequence ATGCTTGCTGTAAATAATATTAAGTACCGATACCACAAAGCGCTGTTTTCTTTTGATGTGAATATCAGACAGGGTTCAATCACTTCGGTTATGGGGCCAAGCGGTGCAGGTAAGTCGACACTGCTTGCCTTAATTGCCGGTTTTATTACCCCGGAAAGCGGAGAGGTAAAGTTAGGTGATAACAAGCTGACTCAACTGGAACCGCATCAGCGTCCCTTTGCCATGCTGTTTCAGGAGCATAACCTGTTTGGACATCTGACTGTCAGAGAAAACATCGGGCTGGGTTTGCATCCGGGTTTAAAGCTCACTTCAGCTCAGAAAAAACAGGTTGAAGATGCCGCAGAACAGGTAGGAATAAAAGAGTATCTCGACCGCCTGCCGGAGCAGTTATCCGGAGGCCAGAGACAGAGAGTCGCACTGGCCCGCTGCTTTGTTCAGCCTCACTCAGTCTGGCTGCTGGATGAACCTTTCTCAGCACTGGATCCCATCCTGAGAGCGGAAATGCTGGCACTGGTAAAGCAGTTGGCATCAGAACGAAACATCACGGTTTTGATGGTCACTCACCATATTAACGACGCAAAAGCGATTGCTACGGATTTTGTGTTTGTGGATGAGGGGAAGGTTAAGGTATGCGACCGGGTGGAAAGGTTGAGTGCCGGGCATGAGGATGAGCGGCTGGCGGAATTTGTTAGGGCGGGGGAATAA